In Kordia antarctica, the following proteins share a genomic window:
- a CDS encoding lysoplasmalogenase family protein, with translation MKYFKVFLFIFLLNLSLDIFFNNAKEFYDFRLYTKPLITIILGVFFYVNSGKMLLKNRLAVLFALVFMCSGDIILLEDTPSYSFIVGLCLFLIALLLYSFYFYKQTLYDIDRLIPFLAVSMLLALSLIYLMYDGLNNLLIPVMIYMVTFLNFMKIAFLRYKNVNIESYRLVLIGTIFFTISQMIVGLHAFHKAIPYKDILIMLFYGFSQLCIITGILLLKYPEKEELKTTV, from the coding sequence ATGAAGTATTTTAAAGTATTCTTATTTATATTTTTGCTGAATCTTTCTTTAGATATTTTTTTTAATAATGCTAAAGAATTTTATGATTTCAGATTGTACACAAAGCCACTAATTACGATAATTTTAGGCGTTTTTTTCTATGTGAATAGTGGAAAAATGTTGCTGAAAAATAGATTAGCGGTACTTTTTGCGTTGGTTTTTATGTGCTCAGGAGATATTATTTTGTTAGAAGATACACCTTCGTATTCCTTTATTGTAGGTCTTTGTTTATTTTTAATCGCACTACTACTCTACTCGTTTTATTTTTATAAACAGACTTTGTATGATATTGATCGATTGATTCCTTTTTTGGCAGTTTCAATGTTACTTGCGCTTTCGCTGATTTATTTAATGTATGACGGATTGAACAATTTACTGATTCCAGTAATGATATACATGGTGACTTTTTTAAACTTTATGAAGATTGCATTCTTACGCTATAAAAACGTAAATATTGAAAGTTATCGTTTGGTGTTGATTGGAACTATCTTTTTTACAATTTCACAAATGATTGTAGGATTGCATGCATTTCACAAAGCAATACCGTACAAAGATATTTTGATTATGTTATTTTATGGATTCTCACAATTATGTATCATTACAGGTATTTTATTACTGAAATATCCCGAAAAAGAAGAGTTAAAAACTACAGTTTAA
- a CDS encoding metal-dependent hydrolase, giving the protein MASIFGHALAAYTIGKVSNIQLNPVKFSLLLIFCAVIPDADVIMFNFGYPYLHPLGHRGFSHSILFAFLLAFCIRAIFYTKVTYFSNTGIILFFTFLLATLSHSFLDAMTNGGKGVGFFIPFENSRYFFSWRPILVSPLGAGRFFSEKGFRVLQNEAIYIGIPAISLLILNYFMRRKSNRKN; this is encoded by the coding sequence ATGGCATCTATATTTGGACACGCATTAGCGGCTTATACGATTGGAAAAGTATCCAATATACAACTGAATCCTGTAAAGTTTTCGCTGTTATTAATTTTCTGTGCTGTCATTCCTGATGCAGATGTTATCATGTTCAATTTTGGATATCCGTACTTGCATCCACTTGGACATCGTGGTTTTTCGCATAGTATTTTGTTTGCTTTTCTATTGGCATTTTGTATCCGCGCCATTTTTTACACGAAAGTGACCTATTTCTCCAACACAGGCATTATTTTGTTTTTCACATTTTTACTTGCTACTTTATCACATAGTTTTTTGGATGCTATGACAAACGGCGGAAAAGGTGTTGGGTTTTTTATTCCGTTTGAAAATTCACGTTACTTTTTTTCGTGGCGACCGATTTTAGTTTCTCCATTAGGCGCAGGAAGGTTTTTTAGTGAAAAAGGATTTCGTGTGCTACAAAATGAAGCAATTTATATTGGAATTCCAGCGATAAGTTTATTGATTTTGAATTATTTTATGAGAAGAAAATCTAATAGAAAAAATTAG
- a CDS encoding DUF6576 domain-containing protein has protein sequence MLYAVIAVIVVVVYFIVRSNNGTTPYLPSSKNTYQTIDDEFNAKKKVKQENIDRILEKINDKGVNSLTKQEKVMLDEYSNSN, from the coding sequence ATGTTATACGCTGTTATCGCCGTTATTGTTGTCGTTGTTTACTTTATTGTACGTTCTAATAATGGAACAACGCCGTATTTACCAAGTTCAAAAAACACCTATCAAACCATTGATGATGAGTTTAATGCGAAGAAAAAAGTAAAACAGGAAAATATTGATCGTATTTTGGAAAAGATAAACGATAAAGGTGTGAATAGTTTGACTAAACAAGAAAAAGTAATGTTAGACGAATATTCAAATTCCAACTAA
- a CDS encoding TonB-dependent receptor, which produces MKKLLLLICLCVQTFTFAQITISGIVTDQNDEPIFGANVYLKGTFDGGSTDEKGKFTFTTEETGQQILVISFLSFEVKELSLEVSQMQNLTVKLRENVDALNAVILSAGSFEAGDNAKVTALKPLDIVTTASALGDIVGALQTLPGTSTVAEDGRLFVRGGRAEETQIFIDGIRVFTPYSNSTNNIPTRGRYSPFLFKGITFSTGGYSAEFGQALSGVLELNTINEPDQEKTDIGVMTVGGSLGHTEKWEKGSVSVSASYINLAPYLELFPDRNDWKKPFQGAQGESVFRHHFKNGTFKFYTAFDITNFELDQESINVDELVRFKLNNNNLYMNSSYKGTFGESWAIASGLSYTRDRSKINIIDDRINSLENSFHFKTKLKKNFNNRIKLSFGAEYFATDYDENFENPNVSKLEYGFKSNLFGAFAETDIFFSKNFALQAGIRLDHTDMLNETTISPRLSVAYKTSEKDQVSFAFGQFYQNPNNNYLKFHTDFKPENATHYIANYQYVHDGRTFRAEAYHKKYNDLITFSGDFVQPNADFANDGFGHATGLDIFWRDNKTIKNVEYWISYSYLDTSRKFENYPVEAMPNFATKHNFSLVTKHWIDKLKSQIGFSYNYSSGRAYTNLNTTGFLSEKTKDYHSLSVNWAYLLSPQKILYFSVSNALGVRNVFGYEYANQADVNGTFQRMTRRPAADQFFFVGFFWTISDDKSSNQLDTL; this is translated from the coding sequence ATGAAAAAATTACTACTACTTATTTGTTTGTGTGTTCAGACGTTCACTTTTGCGCAAATAACTATTTCAGGAATCGTAACCGATCAAAACGATGAACCTATTTTTGGTGCAAATGTATACTTAAAAGGAACATTTGACGGCGGATCTACAGACGAAAAAGGCAAATTTACCTTTACAACAGAAGAAACTGGACAACAAATATTGGTCATTTCTTTTTTATCGTTTGAAGTAAAAGAGCTTTCGCTAGAAGTGTCTCAGATGCAAAACCTAACCGTAAAACTTCGAGAAAATGTAGATGCATTAAACGCCGTAATTTTAAGTGCAGGATCGTTTGAAGCTGGTGATAATGCAAAAGTTACCGCGTTAAAACCATTAGATATCGTAACAACAGCAAGTGCGTTGGGCGATATTGTTGGCGCATTACAAACCTTACCTGGAACAAGCACGGTTGCCGAAGACGGACGCTTATTTGTACGTGGCGGACGCGCAGAAGAAACACAAATTTTCATTGACGGAATTCGTGTATTTACGCCGTATAGCAACTCAACCAACAACATTCCTACGCGCGGACGTTACTCTCCATTCTTATTCAAAGGAATCACGTTTTCCACAGGTGGATATTCGGCAGAATTTGGACAAGCATTATCGGGAGTTTTAGAACTAAATACCATCAACGAACCTGACCAAGAAAAGACAGATATTGGTGTTATGACCGTTGGCGGAAGTTTGGGACATACCGAAAAGTGGGAGAAAGGTTCGGTAAGTGTGAGTGCATCCTATATAAATTTAGCACCGTATTTGGAGTTGTTTCCAGATCGGAACGATTGGAAAAAGCCGTTTCAAGGTGCGCAAGGCGAAAGTGTATTTCGTCATCATTTTAAAAATGGAACGTTTAAATTTTATACTGCATTCGACATTACAAATTTTGAACTCGATCAAGAAAGTATCAATGTTGATGAATTGGTTCGTTTCAAACTAAACAATAATAATTTATACATGAACAGTTCGTACAAAGGAACTTTTGGCGAAAGTTGGGCTATTGCTTCTGGATTGAGTTACACACGAGATCGTTCAAAAATTAATATTATTGACGACAGAATTAATAGTTTGGAAAATTCATTTCACTTTAAAACAAAACTAAAAAAGAACTTTAATAACAGAATCAAATTGAGTTTTGGCGCAGAATATTTTGCGACAGATTATGATGAGAATTTCGAAAATCCAAACGTTTCAAAACTCGAATATGGTTTTAAAAGCAACTTGTTTGGTGCTTTCGCTGAAACGGACATTTTCTTCTCTAAAAACTTTGCGTTACAAGCTGGAATTCGATTAGATCATACAGATATGTTGAACGAAACTACAATTTCCCCACGATTGTCGGTTGCGTATAAAACGTCAGAAAAAGATCAAGTTTCGTTTGCTTTTGGGCAATTTTACCAGAATCCGAACAATAATTATTTAAAATTTCACACAGATTTCAAACCAGAAAACGCAACACATTATATTGCAAATTATCAATATGTACATGATGGCAGAACGTTTCGTGCAGAAGCATATCACAAGAAATACAACGATTTAATTACGTTTTCAGGCGATTTTGTACAACCAAACGCAGATTTTGCCAATGATGGATTTGGACACGCTACAGGTTTGGATATCTTTTGGAGAGATAACAAAACCATTAAAAACGTAGAGTATTGGATTTCATATTCCTATTTAGATACATCACGGAAGTTTGAGAATTATCCTGTGGAAGCAATGCCAAATTTTGCTACGAAACATAACTTTTCATTAGTCACAAAACATTGGATTGACAAGTTAAAAAGTCAGATAGGATTCAGTTATAATTATTCTTCAGGAAGAGCGTATACAAACCTAAACACAACTGGTTTTCTATCTGAAAAAACAAAAGATTATCATAGTTTAAGCGTGAATTGGGCATATTTACTTTCGCCACAAAAAATATTATATTTCTCCGTTTCAAACGCACTTGGAGTTCGAAATGTATTTGGGTATGAATATGCAAATCAGGCAGATGTAAACGGAACATTTCAGCGAATGACGCGTCGTCCTGCGGCAGATCAATTCTTTTTTGTCGGTTTCTTTTGGACAATTAGTGATGATAAGAGTAGTAATCAGTTGGATACTTTGTAG
- a CDS encoding LysM peptidoglycan-binding domain-containing protein has product MNQFSKLILVFILQLSVYAGISQEANNAYIVQNGDWLSKISQKAYGNPHLYYRIIESTNEKQLSDNSFQKISDVRKINVGQKLWIPAYKASDKKKGDVLVAIPVTDCEIRIWYNYQIVAISELNKSWIQQKTDLKTRALQAYELRHNARMNARFMMADKVKVKEFQDRDVLKYGNPHGPTFAQLLKKCTDKGTATDACYQDIIVSSSRVSVVYNDKCKE; this is encoded by the coding sequence ATGAATCAATTTTCAAAACTAATTTTAGTTTTCATACTACAATTATCAGTTTACGCAGGAATAAGCCAAGAAGCTAACAACGCTTACATTGTACAAAATGGCGATTGGCTGAGTAAAATTTCTCAAAAAGCCTACGGAAATCCGCATCTATATTACAGAATTATTGAAAGTACCAACGAAAAGCAGTTGTCAGATAACAGTTTCCAGAAAATCTCAGATGTACGGAAAATTAATGTTGGACAAAAATTATGGATTCCTGCCTATAAAGCATCCGATAAGAAAAAGGGCGATGTTTTAGTTGCTATTCCTGTGACAGATTGTGAAATACGAATTTGGTATAATTATCAAATTGTTGCGATTTCTGAATTAAATAAAAGCTGGATTCAACAAAAAACCGATCTAAAAACTAGAGCCTTACAAGCGTATGAATTAAGACATAATGCACGAATGAATGCTCGATTTATGATGGCAGATAAAGTAAAAGTAAAAGAATTTCAAGATAGAGATGTTCTAAAATACGGAAATCCGCACGGACCAACTTTTGCGCAACTTCTAAAAAAATGTACTGATAAAGGAACTGCAACCGATGCTTGTTATCAAGACATTATCGTTTCTTCGAGTAGAGTGAGTGTTGTTTATAATGATAAGTGTAAAGAGTAA
- a CDS encoding alpha/beta fold hydrolase yields MKKLIKGIKIFLALVLTFIVIVFLLYGHRDIPLNELKVKYTNSASSFISVNGMDVHYRDEGNQTDSIPIVLIHGTGASLHTFDTWADNLKISNRVIRMDLPAYGLTGPFPNRDYAMTQYTAFIKDFLTALKIKKCVLAGNSFGGQVAWNFTLEQPNMIEKLILIDAAGYPLNSKSVPIAFKIGRTPVLKNLLTYLTPRFIVRSSVENVYFDTSKVTDSLVERYFDLTLREGNRQAFVDRLNNSGNASSYENIKNIKQPTLIVWGAKDLLIPVENAHRFHQDLPNATLVILENSGHTPMEESPLESLKPVLDFLKSSKKID; encoded by the coding sequence ATGAAGAAATTAATCAAAGGAATAAAGATTTTTTTAGCACTTGTACTAACGTTCATCGTGATTGTTTTTCTATTATATGGACATCGAGATATTCCATTGAATGAATTGAAAGTTAAGTATACCAATAGCGCTTCTTCATTCATTTCTGTGAATGGAATGGACGTTCATTATCGGGATGAAGGAAACCAAACCGACTCAATTCCAATCGTGCTTATTCATGGCACAGGAGCTAGTTTACATACTTTTGATACTTGGGCAGATAATTTAAAGATTTCAAATAGAGTCATTAGAATGGATCTTCCCGCTTACGGTTTAACAGGTCCGTTTCCAAATCGCGATTACGCAATGACTCAGTATACAGCTTTCATAAAAGATTTTTTAACAGCTCTAAAGATCAAAAAATGTGTATTGGCTGGTAATTCTTTTGGAGGACAAGTTGCATGGAATTTTACTCTTGAACAGCCTAATATGATAGAGAAATTGATTTTGATTGATGCCGCAGGATATCCTCTAAATTCTAAGAGCGTACCAATTGCTTTTAAAATTGGCAGAACACCTGTACTGAAGAACCTTCTTACCTATTTAACGCCACGTTTTATAGTAAGATCTAGTGTTGAAAATGTATATTTTGATACGTCAAAAGTAACGGATTCATTAGTGGAACGCTATTTTGATCTCACGCTCAGAGAAGGAAATCGGCAGGCATTTGTTGATAGACTTAACAATTCAGGGAATGCGAGTTCTTATGAAAATATAAAAAACATTAAACAGCCAACGTTGATAGTATGGGGAGCGAAAGATTTATTAATTCCTGTGGAGAATGCACATCGGTTTCATCAAGATTTACCAAATGCGACATTAGTTATATTGGAGAATTCGGGTCATACTCCGATGGAAGAAAGTCCTTTAGAAAGTTTGAAACCTGTACTAGATTTTTTAAAAAGTAGCAAAAAAATTGACTAA
- a CDS encoding GMC oxidoreductase, with protein MEYDYIIIGSGFGGSVSALRLSKKGYKVLVIEKGKWYKAKDFPKTNWNFRKWLWMPSLRFFGIMKLTIFKHVAVLSGTGVGGGSLVYANTLPIPKSTFFKTGSWSKLHDWEKELVPYYQEALKMLGAAKNPKLFDGDIGLKKVAQKLGMEDKFDATNVAIYFGEENVTKEDPYFDGMGPKRTGCNFCGACMTGCRNNSKNTLDKNYLYLAQKYGAEILAEHEVYDVNPIQTENGENGYEVAIKTSTKFFTKRKKIKSKSVIFAGGVLGTIKLLLKLKTSSLPNISDRLGQDIRTNNETLVSVSSLEKDKNYSKGVAIGSILDTDENSHLEVVRYSEGSNAWKLMHMPYVTGSNVFIRLGKVFVSFLKSPIKYFKIYFVNSWAKKTVVLLFMQTLDSTLRFKRTIFGTMSSTVSTGKKPTPFIPESIKLIKEYCKVVNGVSTSFALETIAGIPSTAHILGGAVMGANSSEGVIDKDNKMFGYKNLYIIDGSMISANPGVNPSLSITAIAERAMDQIPAKSELTETEI; from the coding sequence ATGGAGTACGATTATATTATCATAGGAAGTGGTTTTGGTGGCTCAGTTAGTGCTTTAAGATTATCGAAAAAAGGATACAAGGTTTTGGTGATTGAAAAAGGAAAATGGTACAAAGCAAAAGATTTCCCAAAAACCAATTGGAATTTCAGAAAATGGCTTTGGATGCCAAGTCTGCGTTTCTTTGGGATTATGAAATTAACCATCTTCAAACATGTCGCCGTTCTTTCTGGAACTGGTGTTGGTGGCGGATCTTTGGTATATGCAAACACATTGCCCATTCCTAAATCTACATTTTTCAAAACTGGCAGTTGGAGCAAACTCCACGATTGGGAAAAAGAATTAGTTCCTTATTATCAAGAAGCTCTAAAAATGCTTGGCGCAGCTAAAAACCCCAAATTATTTGACGGCGATATTGGACTCAAAAAAGTAGCTCAAAAACTTGGAATGGAAGATAAATTTGACGCCACCAATGTAGCCATCTATTTTGGAGAAGAGAATGTTACCAAAGAAGATCCTTATTTTGACGGCATGGGACCAAAAAGAACTGGTTGCAACTTCTGTGGAGCTTGTATGACAGGTTGCAGAAATAATTCTAAAAATACATTAGACAAAAATTATTTATACTTGGCTCAAAAATACGGTGCTGAAATTCTAGCCGAACATGAAGTGTATGATGTCAATCCAATACAGACTGAAAATGGAGAAAATGGGTATGAAGTTGCTATAAAAACCAGTACAAAATTCTTTACAAAGAGAAAAAAAATTAAAAGTAAAAGCGTCATTTTTGCTGGAGGTGTTTTGGGTACAATCAAACTCTTGCTCAAATTAAAAACCAGCTCATTACCTAATATCTCCGATAGATTAGGGCAAGATATCCGAACCAATAATGAAACTTTGGTAAGCGTTTCAAGCCTTGAAAAAGACAAAAATTATTCTAAAGGTGTGGCAATCGGGAGTATATTAGATACGGATGAAAATAGTCACTTAGAAGTAGTTAGATATTCTGAAGGTTCAAATGCGTGGAAACTCATGCATATGCCATATGTTACAGGAAGTAATGTGTTTATTCGTTTAGGAAAAGTATTTGTATCGTTCCTAAAATCTCCCATCAAATATTTCAAAATTTACTTTGTGAACAGTTGGGCAAAAAAAACAGTTGTGCTTCTTTTTATGCAAACGCTAGATAGCACACTTCGTTTTAAAAGAACTATTTTTGGTACAATGAGTTCAACGGTTAGTACAGGAAAAAAACCGACTCCTTTTATTCCAGAATCCATCAAATTGATTAAGGAATATTGTAAAGTTGTAAATGGTGTGAGTACTTCTTTTGCGTTGGAAACAATTGCAGGAATTCCGTCTACGGCGCATATTTTGGGCGGAGCAGTTATGGGAGCAAATTCTTCCGAAGGTGTGATTGATAAAGACAATAAAATGTTTGGCTATAAAAATCTTTACATTATTGATGGTTCTATGATTTCAGCAAATCCTGGCGTGAATCCATCGCTATCAATCACGGCAATTGCAGAGCGCGCAATGGATCAGATTCCTGCTAAGAGTGAATTGACGGAAACCGAAATATAA
- a CDS encoding peptidoglycan-binding domain-containing protein — MSKLKSLLTLLIILSNYLAISQSLFTFSEEKEKPNASSFEYTNANAFNITLDEIQILDIGKNFGPTWNVIFLEDENQMIYTRSSKNNNGNEIVVRDIKTSRIIAKFKGSTLRAVSPDRNRIFYDNSIYDIKQQKAYKINADIYNHHYWQSGTIAWIDDTKIIAYKNLKGNGVPRPYNEYYFYLDLDDLKIKKMDDQEINRVFPIIQSKKNEHANFYLYLYGKSDIYIQDKATPYSKSILNSPNGYPIRGYWTSKNLEYVVISKYSQRYTNTNELVLYKLKNTIDSNELDLFFTAKSPSQWLDDKFKPVFNQTNGVGVWADVYEAKVNPLNNKVVGPDKSKYRGTMKIVKDLGDNKIGLQVGRHTHDIKSGFVITNFKKDNRNKDSKGAWTTLDNWDYLKGCAIDFTKLSIGIDDMNVLSLHSILNSDPQTKVAKTGMNSPGNESSLFVKETTQAILKFQKLKRLHPTGKIDSATSKELNKVCAISMKMKALKRLN; from the coding sequence ATGAGTAAACTAAAATCACTCTTGACTTTATTAATTATTTTGAGTAATTATTTGGCAATCAGCCAATCTTTATTCACATTTTCTGAAGAAAAAGAGAAACCCAACGCAAGTTCATTTGAATACACCAATGCGAATGCATTTAATATAACATTAGATGAAATACAAATTTTAGATATAGGAAAGAATTTTGGACCAACTTGGAATGTGATTTTTTTAGAAGATGAAAATCAAATGATATATACCAGAAGTTCCAAAAATAATAATGGCAATGAAATAGTTGTAAGAGATATTAAAACTTCAAGAATAATTGCAAAATTTAAAGGTTCAACATTACGTGCAGTTTCACCAGATAGAAACAGAATTTTTTATGATAATAGCATTTATGACATCAAACAACAAAAAGCATATAAAATAAATGCCGACATATATAATCATCATTATTGGCAAAGTGGCACAATCGCTTGGATAGACGATACGAAGATCATAGCTTACAAAAACTTAAAGGGCAATGGAGTACCTAGACCTTATAACGAATACTATTTTTATCTTGATTTGGATGATTTGAAAATCAAGAAAATGGATGACCAAGAGATTAATAGAGTTTTCCCAATCATTCAAAGTAAAAAAAATGAACACGCTAATTTTTACCTATATCTTTATGGCAAAAGCGATATTTACATTCAAGATAAAGCTACACCGTATTCCAAATCTATTTTAAATAGTCCAAATGGATATCCAATTCGAGGTTATTGGACTTCAAAAAATTTAGAATATGTGGTTATTTCCAAATATTCACAGCGCTATACAAACACAAACGAACTCGTCCTATACAAGCTTAAAAATACCATTGATAGTAATGAGTTGGATTTGTTTTTCACAGCAAAAAGTCCAAGTCAGTGGTTGGATGATAAATTTAAACCTGTTTTCAATCAAACTAATGGAGTTGGCGTTTGGGCAGATGTATATGAAGCAAAAGTGAATCCTTTGAATAATAAAGTTGTAGGACCTGATAAAAGCAAATATAGAGGTACAATGAAGATTGTTAAAGACCTTGGAGATAACAAAATTGGGTTGCAAGTAGGTCGCCACACACACGACATAAAATCAGGTTTTGTTATAACTAATTTTAAAAAAGACAATCGGAACAAAGACTCAAAAGGCGCTTGGACAACACTCGATAATTGGGACTACTTAAAAGGCTGTGCTATAGATTTCACAAAGCTTTCCATCGGAATTGATGACATGAATGTTTTATCTTTACATTCAATTTTAAACAGTGACCCACAAACAAAAGTAGCTAAAACTGGTATGAATTCTCCTGGCAACGAAAGTTCTTTGTTTGTAAAGGAAACGACTCAAGCAATTCTAAAATTTCAAAAATTGAAAAGACTCCATCCAACTGGGAAGATTGATTCTGCAACGTCTAAAGAATTAAATAAAGTCTGTGCAATTTCAATGAAAATGAAAGCACTAAAAAGACTCAATTAA
- a CDS encoding NAD(P)/FAD-dependent oxidoreductase — MKTNAAPFNVIIIGGGLAGLSSAIHLSKENSRVLVIEKNAYPKHKVCGEYISNEVLPYFDYLGIDVFDLGAQKITKFELSTPKNKLIKATLPLGGFGISRYTLDNALAEMALQNGAKIIQDSVIDVQFSNDAFSVQTKNETFHATIVIGAFGKRSSLDIKLDRNFIKKKSPFLAVKMHVKGDFPNDLVALHNFKGGYCGVSKVENDSINLCYITNFEAFKKYKDIDEFQEEVIFKNNYLKAIFKNSQPVFETPLTISQISFATKNPIENHIIMCGDTAGMIHPLCGNGMSMAIRSAQMASQLISMYLQGKIESRVALEKAYQKSWNKEFKNRLRVGHFAANIFSRNQLAELLIPIVKYIPSLLPKIITRTHGKPMIIK, encoded by the coding sequence TTGAAAACAAACGCAGCACCTTTTAATGTTATTATTATTGGTGGTGGTTTAGCGGGTTTATCATCGGCTATCCACTTATCAAAGGAAAACAGTAGGGTTTTGGTTATTGAAAAGAATGCCTATCCAAAACATAAAGTTTGCGGAGAATATATTTCTAACGAGGTATTACCATATTTTGATTATTTAGGAATTGATGTGTTTGATCTTGGAGCACAAAAAATTACTAAATTTGAACTTTCTACACCTAAAAATAAACTTATAAAAGCCACTTTACCATTAGGCGGTTTTGGAATTAGTAGGTACACTTTAGATAATGCATTGGCTGAAATGGCACTACAAAATGGTGCTAAAATTATTCAAGATTCGGTGATTGATGTTCAATTTTCAAATGATGCTTTTTCTGTTCAAACAAAAAATGAAACATTCCATGCAACTATTGTAATTGGTGCTTTTGGTAAACGATCTTCATTAGATATAAAACTAGACAGAAATTTCATAAAAAAGAAATCGCCATTTTTAGCGGTAAAAATGCACGTCAAAGGCGATTTTCCTAACGACTTAGTTGCGTTGCATAATTTTAAAGGAGGATATTGCGGTGTTTCAAAAGTTGAAAATGATAGCATTAATCTTTGCTACATAACAAACTTTGAAGCCTTTAAAAAATATAAAGACATTGATGAATTTCAAGAAGAAGTAATCTTTAAAAACAACTATTTAAAAGCAATATTTAAAAATAGCCAACCTGTTTTTGAAACGCCTTTAACTATAAGTCAGATTTCATTTGCGACTAAAAACCCTATTGAAAATCACATCATTATGTGTGGAGATACTGCTGGAATGATTCATCCATTATGTGGAAATGGGATGAGTATGGCAATACGAAGTGCGCAAATGGCTTCGCAACTAATTAGTATGTATCTTCAAGGCAAAATTGAATCGCGTGTAGCATTAGAAAAGGCATATCAAAAATCTTGGAATAAAGAATTCAAAAATCGATTAAGAGTTGGTCATTTTGCAGCAAACATATTCAGCAGAAATCAATTAGCTGAACTATTAATTCCTATCGTTAAATACATTCCAAGTCTATTGCCAAAAATAATTACACGAACTCACGGAAAACCTATGATTATAAAATGA
- a CDS encoding methyltransferase domain-containing protein — protein MSLFINTKHRTDEVEIMDDFSINGDILHKTLDTLARINKWLGGNHVTISGLKKMLKGHSKTMPITIIDLGCGGGDILRRIASYGKKEGYTFKLIGIDANKDAVAYASHLSKDYENISFIACDIFSEEFEALKYDLVLSTLFLHHFKEEQILDILSKAKKKAKLGIIVNDLHRHPMAYYLFKLVCLTIKNRMIIEDGLTSILRGFKREELTSFSNKLQVKPQIKWKWAFRYQWIIQNK, from the coding sequence ATGAGTCTATTTATTAACACAAAACACAGAACAGATGAAGTTGAAATTATGGATGATTTTTCCATCAATGGAGACATTCTGCATAAAACTTTAGATACATTAGCACGCATTAACAAATGGCTTGGAGGTAATCATGTAACTATAAGTGGCTTAAAAAAAATGTTAAAAGGTCATTCCAAAACAATGCCGATTACAATTATAGATTTAGGTTGTGGAGGCGGAGACATTCTTAGAAGAATAGCAAGTTATGGCAAAAAAGAAGGCTATACTTTCAAACTCATTGGCATTGATGCTAACAAAGATGCAGTAGCATATGCGAGTCATTTATCAAAAGACTATGAGAATATTAGTTTTATAGCGTGTGATATTTTTTCAGAAGAATTTGAAGCATTGAAGTACGACTTAGTTTTATCAACGCTGTTCTTACATCATTTCAAAGAAGAACAGATTCTTGACATATTATCTAAAGCAAAAAAGAAGGCAAAACTAGGAATTATTGTAAATGATTTGCACAGGCATCCAATGGCGTATTATTTATTCAAATTAGTATGCCTAACTATAAAAAACAGAATGATTATTGAAGATGGCCTAACGTCTATTTTACGTGGATTTAAACGTGAAGAACTAACATCGTTTTCAAATAAATTACAAGTAAAGCCCCAAATTAAATGGAAATGGGCATTTCGGTATCAATGGATAATACAAAATAAATGA